The following coding sequences lie in one Silene latifolia isolate original U9 population chromosome 5, ASM4854445v1, whole genome shotgun sequence genomic window:
- the LOC141655383 gene encoding uncharacterized protein LOC141655383 gives MDNFGFWNVRRLNSLNKQKEIKWFLHNNNVGLFGLVETRVKSINWLKVRNNICSSWTICTNYSFHKGGRVWLMWNPQVFDVDVFDITSQTIHSFVQDKINGRKFWFTVVYGFNHINSRVELWEKLKEYSNSCNKAWAIGGDFNNVLQFQERIGSEVTAAEIIPFQNCVSWCHLQDIPAIGSYFT, from the coding sequence ATGGATAATTTCGGTTTTTGGAATGTGCGACGACTAAATAGCCTTAATAAACAGAAAGAAATAAAGTGGTTCTTGCATAATAATAATGTAGGGCTTTTTGGGTTAGTAGAAACTAGGGTCAAAAGTATTAATTGGTTGAAAGTAAGGAATAACATTTGCTCTAGTTGGACAATTTGCACCAATTACAGTTTCCATAAAGGTGGTAGAGTGTGGTTGATGTGGAATCCTCAGGTGTTTGATGTGGATGTTTTTGATATTACAAGTCAAACCATTCACTCTTTTGTCCAGGATAAGATTAATGGTAGGAAGTTTTGGTTTACTGTTGTGTATGGATTCAATCATATTAACagtagagttgaattatgggAAAAGTTGAAGGAATATAGCAATAGTTGCAATAAAGCTTGGGCTATAGGGGGAGACTTTAACAATGTTTTGCAGTTTCAGGAAAGGATAGGCTCTGAAGTTACTGCTGCAGAAATTATTCCATTCCAGAACTGTGTTAGTTGGTGTCATCTTCAGGATATCCCAGCAATAGGGTCTTATTTCACCTAG